One window of Perca flavescens isolate YP-PL-M2 chromosome 6, PFLA_1.0, whole genome shotgun sequence genomic DNA carries:
- the flcn gene encoding folliculin isoform X1, with translation MNALVALCHFCELHGPRTLFCTEALHPPSPSPSSHTGAPVPGDRDRDGDREGEGLTMRANSSATQRGEMCEGCRSLPASHPGFVSIDDETGIRFLSHQHPRQPQLFSVVRQACVRSLSCEVNSDVCPGREGPIFFGDEQHGFVFSHTFFIKDSLARGFQRWYSIVMVAMDRIYLINSWPFLLRHLRLTIQSLQSTALKVFDNEQGVCPQRAVRMNSVFSPAVFPHQRSGNAARSLTSLTQHPNLWASLHSSFSWLLKACGCRLTEKLLEGAPTEDTLVLLERQTEQEEEMSCWEGAEGGSSMSQRHQSESELGLNFLCDDAKLNELPGPKCRSLRHLRQVLGAAEFRQLVWHVLMGNQVIWRGADPGLIQSAFTVLKSLLPVGCVRSVPYSGQYEEAYKCNFLGLSPDVPIPTHVSSSEFSVLVDVSLERSCQISAACEDDISSHYQFTISSANTQPTDRGPTLLNKLEVALSNENLSVDVVSHCLLCLKEEWMNKVKVLFKFSKVDGRGREDTQKVLALLGATGPGEEDNVRLLKFWMTGLSKTYKSHLMTAVRGGERSPSQ, from the exons ATGAATGCTCTGGTCGCTCTCTGTCACTTCTGTGAGCTCCATGGCCCTCGAACGTTGTTTTGTACCGAGGCACTGCACCCTCCATCCCCATCCCCTTCATCCCATACAGGTGCCCCAGTGCCGGGGGACAGGGACCGAGATGGTGACCGGGAAGGTGAAGGGCTGACAATGAGGGCCAACAGCTCGGCCACACAGAGGGGAGAAATGTGTGAG GGATGTCGATCTCTTCCTGCATCTCACCCAGGCTTTGTGAGCATTGACGATGAAACAGGCATTCGCTTCCTGAGCCACCAGCATCCCAGACAGCCACAGCTATTCAGCGTGGTCCGTCAGGCCTGCGTACGCAGCCTCAGCTGTGAGGTAAACAGCGAT GTGTGTCCCGGCCGCGAAGGACCAATTTTCTTTGGAGATGAGCAACACGGTTTTGTGTTCTCGCACACCTTCTTTATCAAAGACAGCCTGGCTAGGGGCTTCCAGCGCTGGTACAGTATTGTCATGGTAGCAATGGACAGGATCTACCTCATCAACTCCTGGCCTTTCCTGTTACGCCACCTTAGACTCACTATACAGAGCCTGCAAAGCACAGCCCTCAAG GTGTTTGACAACGAACAAGGAGTTTGTCCCCAGCGAGCTGTGAGGATGAATAGTGTATTCTCTCCTGCAGTTTTCCCACACCAAAGGAGTGGCAACGCAGCCCGATCACTAACTTCTCTTACCCAGCATCCCAACCTCTGGGCCAGCCTGCACTCCTCGTTCAGCTG GCTGCTGAAGGCATGTGGTTGTCGCCTGACAGAGAAGCTGCTGGAGGGAGCGCCTACTGAGGACACACTGGTGCttttagagagacagacag AACAAGAGGAGGAAATGAGCTGCTGGGAGGGAGCAGAAGGAGGCAGTTCTATGTCACAGCGGCACCAATCAGAGAGTGAGCTGGGCCTCAACTTCCTGTGTGATGATgcaaaattaaatgaattacCTGGCCCAAAATGTAGGTCCCTGAGGCATTTGAGACAG GTCCTTGGGGCTGCTGAGTTTCGTCAGCTAGTGTGGCACGTGCTCATGGGAAATCAGGTCATATGGAGAGGCGCTGACCCCGGGCTCATCCAGTCAGCTTTCACGGTGCTCAAG TCTTTGCTCCCAGTAGGCTGTGTGCGTTCTGTGCCATACAGTGGTCAGTATGAGGAGGCCTACAAATGCAACTTTCTGGGTCTCAGCCCAGATGTGCCTATTCCAACACACGTCAGCTCCTCAG AGTTTTCAGTGCTGGTGGATGTCAGTTTAGAGAGAAGCTGTCAGATCTCAGCAGCGTGTGAAGATGATATCTCCTCCCATTATCAGTTCACTATCAGCAGTGCCAACACACAGCCCACAGACAGGG GTCCCACATTATTGAACAAGCTTGAGGTGGCTCTGTCTAATGAGAACTTGTCTGTGGACGTTGTGTCTCACTGCCTGCTGTGTTTGAAGGAAGAGTGGATGAA tAAAGTCAAAGTGCTGTTCAAGTTCTCTAAAGTGGACGGGCGAGGGAGGGAGGACACCCAGAAGGTTCTGGCCCTTCTTGGCGCCACAGGGCCGGGCGAGGAAGACAACGTCAGGCTGCTCAAGTTCTGGATGACTGGACTTAGCAAAACCTACAAGAGTCATTTAATGACGGCCGTCCGGGGAGGGGAGAGGAGCCCCAGCCAgtga
- the flcn gene encoding folliculin isoform X2: MNALVALCHFCELHGPRTLFCTEALHPPSPSPSSHTGAPVPGDRDRDGDREGEGLTMRANSSATQRGEMCEGCRSLPASHPGFVSIDDETGIRFLSHQHPRQPQLFSVVRQACVRSLSCEVCPGREGPIFFGDEQHGFVFSHTFFIKDSLARGFQRWYSIVMVAMDRIYLINSWPFLLRHLRLTIQSLQSTALKVFDNEQGVCPQRAVRMNSVFSPAVFPHQRSGNAARSLTSLTQHPNLWASLHSSFSWLLKACGCRLTEKLLEGAPTEDTLVLLERQTEQEEEMSCWEGAEGGSSMSQRHQSESELGLNFLCDDAKLNELPGPKCRSLRHLRQVLGAAEFRQLVWHVLMGNQVIWRGADPGLIQSAFTVLKSLLPVGCVRSVPYSGQYEEAYKCNFLGLSPDVPIPTHVSSSEFSVLVDVSLERSCQISAACEDDISSHYQFTISSANTQPTDRGPTLLNKLEVALSNENLSVDVVSHCLLCLKEEWMNKVKVLFKFSKVDGRGREDTQKVLALLGATGPGEEDNVRLLKFWMTGLSKTYKSHLMTAVRGGERSPSQ; encoded by the exons ATGAATGCTCTGGTCGCTCTCTGTCACTTCTGTGAGCTCCATGGCCCTCGAACGTTGTTTTGTACCGAGGCACTGCACCCTCCATCCCCATCCCCTTCATCCCATACAGGTGCCCCAGTGCCGGGGGACAGGGACCGAGATGGTGACCGGGAAGGTGAAGGGCTGACAATGAGGGCCAACAGCTCGGCCACACAGAGGGGAGAAATGTGTGAG GGATGTCGATCTCTTCCTGCATCTCACCCAGGCTTTGTGAGCATTGACGATGAAACAGGCATTCGCTTCCTGAGCCACCAGCATCCCAGACAGCCACAGCTATTCAGCGTGGTCCGTCAGGCCTGCGTACGCAGCCTCAGCTGTGAG GTGTGTCCCGGCCGCGAAGGACCAATTTTCTTTGGAGATGAGCAACACGGTTTTGTGTTCTCGCACACCTTCTTTATCAAAGACAGCCTGGCTAGGGGCTTCCAGCGCTGGTACAGTATTGTCATGGTAGCAATGGACAGGATCTACCTCATCAACTCCTGGCCTTTCCTGTTACGCCACCTTAGACTCACTATACAGAGCCTGCAAAGCACAGCCCTCAAG GTGTTTGACAACGAACAAGGAGTTTGTCCCCAGCGAGCTGTGAGGATGAATAGTGTATTCTCTCCTGCAGTTTTCCCACACCAAAGGAGTGGCAACGCAGCCCGATCACTAACTTCTCTTACCCAGCATCCCAACCTCTGGGCCAGCCTGCACTCCTCGTTCAGCTG GCTGCTGAAGGCATGTGGTTGTCGCCTGACAGAGAAGCTGCTGGAGGGAGCGCCTACTGAGGACACACTGGTGCttttagagagacagacag AACAAGAGGAGGAAATGAGCTGCTGGGAGGGAGCAGAAGGAGGCAGTTCTATGTCACAGCGGCACCAATCAGAGAGTGAGCTGGGCCTCAACTTCCTGTGTGATGATgcaaaattaaatgaattacCTGGCCCAAAATGTAGGTCCCTGAGGCATTTGAGACAG GTCCTTGGGGCTGCTGAGTTTCGTCAGCTAGTGTGGCACGTGCTCATGGGAAATCAGGTCATATGGAGAGGCGCTGACCCCGGGCTCATCCAGTCAGCTTTCACGGTGCTCAAG TCTTTGCTCCCAGTAGGCTGTGTGCGTTCTGTGCCATACAGTGGTCAGTATGAGGAGGCCTACAAATGCAACTTTCTGGGTCTCAGCCCAGATGTGCCTATTCCAACACACGTCAGCTCCTCAG AGTTTTCAGTGCTGGTGGATGTCAGTTTAGAGAGAAGCTGTCAGATCTCAGCAGCGTGTGAAGATGATATCTCCTCCCATTATCAGTTCACTATCAGCAGTGCCAACACACAGCCCACAGACAGGG GTCCCACATTATTGAACAAGCTTGAGGTGGCTCTGTCTAATGAGAACTTGTCTGTGGACGTTGTGTCTCACTGCCTGCTGTGTTTGAAGGAAGAGTGGATGAA tAAAGTCAAAGTGCTGTTCAAGTTCTCTAAAGTGGACGGGCGAGGGAGGGAGGACACCCAGAAGGTTCTGGCCCTTCTTGGCGCCACAGGGCCGGGCGAGGAAGACAACGTCAGGCTGCTCAAGTTCTGGATGACTGGACTTAGCAAAACCTACAAGAGTCATTTAATGACGGCCGTCCGGGGAGGGGAGAGGAGCCCCAGCCAgtga
- the zgc:174888 gene encoding uncharacterized protein zgc:174888 has translation MSLQVLLLLSLLTVRCGGCDFDLEGVKNIKTTIDSNPTGFRTVFPKDYYVVHRYTKSMLCDTDPCCVFPAAVVLLKSWHVLLGNLWDEHLNHSFILDLKQTLDKIIKKNKNTERFQEETDLTQFSTLSSSPEELLKLTSELFTRWLDVGCLPSIETCTLPTLPPSVERKDYGPSRARLLTTRAISSEEEGQSNKMIDITQPPSNAAPPSLSYSASVWSPLLFRLYWWLLP, from the exons ATGTCACTGCAAG TTTTGCTGTTGCTATCACTGTTGACTGTCCGATGTGGTGGATGTGACTTTGACCTGGAAGGtgtgaaaaacattaaaacgACTATAGACTCTAATCCGACTGGATTT CGGACAGTATTTCCTAAAGATTACTATGTAGTGCACCGCTACACAAAAAGCATGCTCTGTGACACTGATCCG TGTTGTGTGTTCCCTGCTGCAGTAGTGCTCCTGAAGTCCTGGCATGTTCTTCTTGGTAACCTCTGGGATGAGCACCTAAATCACTCCTTTATCCTCGATCTAAAGCAGACACTggataaaattataaaaaagaacaaaaatacaGAG AGGTTCCAGGAGGAGACGGACCTGACCCAATTCTCCACATTATCTTCCTCTCCTGAAGAACTCCTCAAGCTAACGTCAGAACTTTTCACTCGATGGCTTGATGTCGGGTGCTTACCTTCGATTGAAACCTGCACCCTGCCCACTTTGCCCCCCTCTGTTGAGAGGAAGGACTATGGGCCATCGAGGGCCAGACTCTTGACCACTCGAGCTATCAGCAGTGAGGAGGAAGGACAGTCTAACAAGATGATAGACATTACACAGCCTCCGTCCAATGCTGCTCCTCCATCACTATCATATTCTGCTTCTGTTTGGAGCCCCTTGCTATTCAGACTCTACTGGTGGTTGTTGCCTTAG